In Longimicrobiales bacterium, the following proteins share a genomic window:
- a CDS encoding WYL domain-containing protein: MVDGTTAEARFQRLLHVLPAASRKEGAALPDLAAALGTSEKRILDDIEQVTARAYYHSGGWPDDVQIMIEPERVRVTHAGGMTRPVQLTRMETLCLALALRGSIASTQLSEPEAREALRQRSEAHLGQGKWGEEEALSVAAPHRAPDAEGIRETLITATRERRPCAIHYVKGGAEDGSVRVIHPYVMAYGEGAWYTVGHCNTKNEVRTFRVDRVLAADHTDGKFEVPADFDPTKHVQAGKIYLGTDEREVRVRYSPRISRWVRERAGWGVMEIEEEGDGSVVICHRVADPHWVVGHALQYGGEAEILEPADLRALVLEVAEGLAG, translated from the coding sequence ATGGTTGACGGAACCACCGCCGAAGCCCGCTTCCAGCGGCTCCTCCACGTCCTGCCCGCGGCAAGCAGGAAGGAAGGCGCCGCGCTCCCGGACCTGGCCGCCGCCTTGGGCACGAGCGAGAAACGCATCCTGGATGACATCGAACAAGTCACGGCCCGCGCGTACTACCATTCCGGTGGCTGGCCGGACGACGTCCAGATCATGATCGAGCCAGAACGGGTGCGCGTGACCCACGCAGGAGGGATGACGCGGCCGGTTCAGCTCACCCGCATGGAGACGCTCTGCCTCGCGCTCGCGCTCCGCGGCAGCATCGCATCGACTCAGCTCAGTGAGCCCGAGGCACGCGAAGCGCTCAGGCAGCGCTCGGAGGCCCACCTGGGTCAGGGGAAATGGGGAGAGGAGGAAGCACTGTCCGTCGCGGCCCCCCATCGGGCTCCCGACGCGGAGGGCATCCGCGAGACGTTGATCACGGCCACGCGCGAGCGCCGTCCGTGTGCGATCCACTATGTGAAGGGTGGAGCGGAAGATGGTTCCGTGCGCGTGATCCATCCTTATGTCATGGCCTACGGGGAGGGAGCGTGGTACACCGTCGGGCACTGCAACACGAAGAACGAAGTTCGGACGTTTCGAGTCGATCGTGTGCTCGCTGCGGACCACACCGACGGCAAATTCGAGGTGCCAGCCGACTTTGACCCCACGAAGCACGTCCAGGCCGGCAAGATCTACCTCGGCACGGATGAACGAGAAGTGCGCGTGCGCTACTCCCCCCGTATCTCACGGTGGGTGCGCGAGCGGGCGGGGTGGGGCGTGATGGAGATCGAGGAAGAGGGGGACGGTAGCGTCGTCATCTGCCACCGGGTGGCGGATCCGCACTGGGTGGTGGGGCACGCGCTGCAGTATGGGGGGGAGGCGGAGATTCTGGAGCCGGCGGATTTGAGGGCGCTGGTGCTTGAGGTGGCTGAGGGGTTGGCGGGGTAG